The Arachis duranensis cultivar V14167 chromosome 2, aradu.V14167.gnm2.J7QH, whole genome shotgun sequence genome has a window encoding:
- the LOC127744800 gene encoding leucine-rich repeat extensin-like protein 4 has product MGASASAFPVVASIDLNHANLQGTLIKELSLLTDMSLFHLNSNSYFSGTIPQELFYKNLDALFLNNNQFEGEIPQNLENSPASVINLANNKLSGNIPASFGFMGYRKTTPDA; this is encoded by the coding sequence ATGGGTGCATCTGCATCAGCATTCCCTGTAGTTGCAAGCATAGATCTCAACCATGCAAATCTCCAAGGAACCCTTATCAAAGAGTTATCTTTACTCACTGACATGTCCCTTTTCCACCTTAACAGTAACAGTTACTTCTCCGGGACAATCCCTCAAGAACTCTTCTACAAGAATCTTGATGCATTGTTTCTCAACAACAATCAATTTGAAGGTGAAATTCCTCAGAATCTTGAAAATTCTCCTGCATCAGTGATAAATTTAGCCAACAACAAGTTGAGTGGAAACATCCCAGCAAGTTTTGGATTCATGGGTTATAGAAAGACAACACCTGATGCTTGA
- the LOC107472888 gene encoding UDP-glycosyltransferase 91C1 has translation MAVFVLSMIKYNSEDPPPQKKKKKMAESRTHVVMLPWCAFGHLIPFFQLSISLAKSGVHVSFISTPRNIQRLPKPPSTLAHTLHLVELPLPSLDPGLLPEGAEATIDIPFEKIQYLKVANDQLQHPVKELVAKWLPDWIICDFHPYWIIDIAKEFQLKLLCFSVFSAPVLAFFGPPGARSDLSRPEELIKPPEWITFPSSVAYQMHEAVAVFNDGYQENAAGLSDTERFYKVIDASQAVLFRSCNEFDGEYLNLYWKILGKPAIPFGLLPSERPERRNIDESWSKTFEWLDAQATKSVVFVGFGSECKLSKDQVFEIAYGLELSELPFLWILRKPNWAIHDHESLPLGFVERTSKRGKVCMGWAPQQEILAHPSIGGSFFHSGWGSVIENLQFGNTLVVLPFIVDQPLNARLLVEKELAIEVKRINEDGSFSRDDIAKSLREAMVMEEGEKLRNKTRDAAKVVGDLKLQQDYMEEFVKFLKTGIWKQI, from the coding sequence ATGGCAGTTTTTGTTTTGTCAATGATCAAATACAACTCAGAAGATCCTCcaccacagaaaaagaaaaagaaaatggcaGAGAGTAGAACTCATGTAGTGATGCTTCCATGGTGTGCCTTTGGTCACTTGATACCATTTTTCCAACTTTCCATATCCTTAGCCAAATCTGGTGTTCATGTCTCGTTCATATCAACTCCAAGAAACATTCAAAGGCTTCCAAAGCCACCTTCAACTTTGGCTCATACCCTACATTTGGTTGAGCTTCCCTTGCCATCCTTAGACCCCGGCCTCTTGCCGGAAGGAGCCGAGGCCACCATAGACATTCCCTTTGAAAAGATCCAGTACTTAAAAGTGGCaaatgatcaacttcaacatCCAGTGAAGGAATTAGTTGCCAAATGGCTACCTGATTGGATCATCTGTGACTTTCATCCATATTGGATAATAGATATTGCCAAAGAATTTCAGCTGAAACTGTTGTGCTTCTCTGTTTTTTCGGCTCCGGTTCTAGCATTCTTTGGACCACCTGGTGCAAGATCAGATCTCTCACGTCCAGAAGAACTAATAAAGCCACCAGAATGGATCACATTTCCATCTTCAGTAGCTTATCAGATGCATGAGGCCGTTGCTGTGTTCAATGATGGCTACCAGGAAAATGCTGCTGGGCTAAGCGACACAGAGAGGTTTTACAAGGTAATTGATGCCTCACAAGCTGTATTATTTCGAAGCTGCAACGAATTTGATGGTGAGTATCTGAATCTATACTGGAAGATACTCGGGAAGCCGGCGATTCCCTTTGGTTTACTTCCTTCAGAGAGGCCTGAGAGAAGAAATATTGATGAATCTTGGAGCAAGACATTCGAGTGGCTTGACGCGCAAGCAACCAAATCAGTAGTCTTTGTGGGGTTTGGGAGTGAGTGTAAATTGAGTAAGGATCAAGTTTTTGAGATAGCTTATGGATTAGAGCTTTCTGAATTGCCTTTTCTATGGATCCTTAGAAAACCAAATTGGGCAATTCATGATCATGAATCTCTTCCTCTTGGTTTCGTGGAAAGAACATCGAAGAGAGGAAAAGTATGTATGGGATGGGCACCACAACAGGAAATTCTGGCACATCCATCTATTGGAGGATCTTTTTTTCATTCTGGTTGGGGATCTGTGATTGAGAATCTGCAATTTGGAAACACCCTTGTTGTGTTGCCCTTCATTGTTGATCAGCCTCTTAATGCGAGGCTTTTGGTCGAAAAGGAGCTGGCGATTGAAGTGAAAAGAATCAATGAAGATGGATCATTTAGTCGAGATGACATAGCCAAATCCCTTAGAGAAGCAATGGTTATGGAGGAAGGAGAGAAACTCAGAAACAAAACAAGAGATGCTGCTAAAGTTGTAGGAGACTTGAAGCTGCAGCAGGATTATATGGAAGAATTTGTCAAGTTTCTTAAGACAGGAATCTGGAAACAAATCTAG